One Vespula pensylvanica isolate Volc-1 chromosome 14, ASM1446617v1, whole genome shotgun sequence genomic window carries:
- the LOC122634084 gene encoding AP-1 complex subunit mu-1-like — protein MSTSAIYILDVKGKVLISRNYRGDIEPGVIEKFMSLVMEREEEGNLTPIIQTPECTYAYIKYNNLYIVSMTKKNANISLVFVFLHKMVQVMQEYFKELEEESIRDNFVVIYELLDELLDFGYPQTTDSKILQEYITQEGHKLEIQPRIPMAVTNAVSWRSEGIKYRKNEVFLDVIESVNLLANANGNVLSSEIVGAIKMRVYLSGMPELRLGLNDKVLFESTGRGKSKSVELEDVKFHQCVRLSRFENDRTISFIPPDGEFELMSYRLNTHVKPLIWIESVIERHAHSRVEYMIKARSQFKRRSTANNVEIVIPVPNDADSPKFKTTIGSVKYSPEQSAITWFIKSFPGGKEYLMRAHFGLPSVVGEDIEGKPPIQVKFEIPYFTTSGIQVRYLKIIEKSGYQALPWVRYITQNGDYQLRTN, from the coding sequence ATGTCTACATcagctatatacatattggATGTGAAGGGAAAGGTATTGATCTCTCGCAATTATCGTGGAGATATAGAACCTGGGGTAATCGAGAAGTTCATGTCTTTGGTAATGgagcgagaagaagaaggcaaTCTTACACCAATTATTCAGACACCAGAGTGTACATatgcttatataaaatataataacctTTATATCGTATCTATGACAAAAAAGAATGCTAATATTTCTTTGGTTTTTGTGTTTTTGCATAAAATGGTACAAGTAAtgcaagaatattttaaagaattagaagaagagagtatAAGGGATAATTTTGTTGTAATATATGAACTTCTCGATGAGTTATTAGATTTTGGTTATCCTCAAACAACGGATAGTAAGATTTTGCAAGAATATATCACGCAAGAAGGacataaattagaaatacaaCCTAGAATTCCGATGGCTGTAACCAACGCTGTATCTTGGAGATCCGAAGGTATAAAGTATCGCAAAAACGAAGTCTTTCTGGATGTTATAGAATCTGTGAATCTTCTGGCAAATGCTAATGGAAATGTATTAAGTTCTGAAATCGTTGGTGCCATAAAAATGAGAGTGTATTTATCTGGAATGCCAGAATTGAGGCTGGGTTTAAACGACAAAGTGCTATTCGAATCAACAGGACGAGGAAAGTCCAAGTCGGTAGAATTGGAAGATGTTAAATTTCACCAATGCGTGCGACTTTCAAGATTTGAGAACGACAGAACCATTTCTTTCATACCACCTGATGGAGAGTTTGAATTAATGTCATACAGATTAAACACCCATGTCAAACCATTGATATGGATAGAATCTGTAATAGAAAGACATGCGCATAGTAGAGTTGAATATATGATAAAGGCCAGATCTCAATTTAAACGTAGATCTACGGCGAACAATGTGGAAATAGTAATACCTGTACCAAACGACGCTGATTCTCCCAAATTTAAAACAACTATTGGCAGTGTTAAGTACTCTCCTGAACAAAGTGCAATTACTTGGTTCATTAAATCCTTTCCAGgtggaaaagaatatttaatgagAGCTCATTTCGGTCTACCATCTGTGGTCGGAGAGGATATAGAAGGCAAGCCACCGATTCAagtgaaatttgaaattccCTACTTCACTACCTCTGGAATTCAAGTGagatatttgaaaatcattGAGAAGAGCGGTTATCAAGCATTACCGTGGGTTCGTTATATTACACAGAATGGTGATTATCAATTGagaacgaattaa